From one Haloferax marinisediminis genomic stretch:
- a CDS encoding chemotaxis protein CheW: MSEQSADVGGGDTVAPESVIEFLEFRLDGDRYALELGRVGQVIWKPAITRVPNAPNGIYGSATVEGDVAVAVDTYAVVDCERPFSDPEDAYLVLLDRQETPQLVGLLVEAVDGIYRHHVDTVSQLTDGDVPLDDRWFRAVIEDGETPDIHVFDSHQLIAAIHPLEAR; the protein is encoded by the coding sequence ATGAGCGAACAGTCGGCCGACGTTGGCGGCGGTGACACCGTCGCACCTGAGTCGGTCATCGAATTCCTCGAGTTCCGTCTCGATGGAGACCGATACGCACTGGAGTTGGGCCGGGTGGGGCAAGTCATCTGGAAACCTGCGATTACTCGTGTTCCGAACGCCCCCAACGGAATCTACGGGTCGGCGACAGTCGAAGGCGACGTCGCCGTCGCCGTCGATACGTACGCAGTCGTCGACTGTGAGCGGCCGTTTTCTGACCCCGAGGACGCGTACCTCGTTCTCTTAGACCGTCAGGAGACGCCGCAACTCGTTGGCCTCCTCGTCGAAGCGGTCGACGGAATCTATCGACACCACGTCGATACGGTGTCTCAACTGACGGACGGAGACGTCCCACTCGACGACCGCTGGTTTAGGGCCGTAATCGAAGATGGCGAGACGCCCGACATACACGTCTTCGACAGCCATCAACTCATCGCGGCCATCCACCCACTGGAAGCACGATAA
- a CDS encoding response regulator: protein MSIGILIVDDSSYMRSRLKSALDDDTYEIVDEAQNGAWAVQKYKEHGDDIDIVLMDIVMRKANGVKATAAIKHLDKDARVIMCTSVGQRKKMELAARAGADGYITKPFDDDEIVRAIESILSDES from the coding sequence ATGTCAATCGGGATTCTAATCGTCGACGACTCAAGCTACATGCGAAGTAGGCTCAAGAGCGCGCTCGACGATGACACGTACGAAATCGTTGACGAAGCACAGAACGGCGCATGGGCAGTGCAGAAGTACAAAGAACACGGCGATGACATCGACATCGTCTTGATGGACATCGTGATGCGAAAGGCGAACGGTGTCAAGGCGACTGCCGCCATCAAGCATCTCGACAAAGACGCCCGCGTCATCATGTGTACGAGCGTGGGACAGCGGAAGAAGATGGAACTCGCCGCCCGGGCAGGCGCAGACGGCTACATCACGAAACCGTTCGACGACGACGAAATCGTCCGAGCCATCGAGAGTATCCTTTCCGACGAATCATGA